A window from Salvia miltiorrhiza cultivar Shanhuang (shh) chromosome 2, IMPLAD_Smil_shh, whole genome shotgun sequence encodes these proteins:
- the LOC131011704 gene encoding extensin-3-like, giving the protein MEKREKGSILSLATTLLVVLVSLISFPSQTTADYKYASPPPPVKKYSPPPPEKPYVYKSPPPPPPPKKHYEYKSPPPPPPPKKPYVYKSPPPPPPPKKPYFYKSPPPPPPPKKHYEYKSPPPPPPPKKHYEYKSPPPPPPPKKPYVYKSPPPPPPPTKPYIYKSPPPPPPPVYKYKSPPPPPPVYKYKSPPPPHY; this is encoded by the coding sequence atggagaagagagagaagggttcaattCTCTCACTAGCTACCACTCTTTTAGTGGTATTAGTGTCTCTGATTAGTTTCCCTTCCCAAACCACAGCCGATTATAAGTATGCTTCTCCACCGCCACCTGTGAAGAAGTACTCGCCACCGCCTCCGGAGAAACCCTACGTCTACaaatctcctcctcctccaccgcctcctAAAAAACACTACGAGTACAAatcaccaccacctccaccaccgccaAAGAAACCCTACGTATACAAATCACCTCCTCCGCCACCACCTCCTAAGAAACCATACTTCTACaaatcaccaccaccaccacctcctcctAAGAAGCATTACGAGTACaaatcaccaccaccaccaccgcctcctAAGAAGCATTATGAATATAAATCgccaccacctccaccaccaccaaagAAACCCTACGTATACAAATCACCTCCTCCCCCTCCACCTCCGACGAAACCATACATTTACAAgtctccaccaccaccgccaccaccaGTTTACAAATACAAAtcacctccaccaccaccaccagttTACAAGTATAAGTCTCCCCCACCACCTCATTACTAG
- the LOC131009612 gene encoding uncharacterized protein LOC131009612: MATGSNTNNNNAPPVPTNVPHAPAPAAAEKPEKFAGSEFKRWQSKMLFYLTTLNMARFVNESPPTVGEDETDSQLRIAYDAWHHSDFLCRNYILNGLDNTLYNVYSSAKTSKELWDSLETKYKAEDAGLKKFIVGRFLDFKMVDSKTVVEQVQEFQLILHDILAEDMELSESFQMGLEDLIVRLRIEEDNRISENKTNKTSIEAKANLAESSNKKKRKFKGKHPDSKGQKRIKGDCFNCGKPGHMAKDCRKPKKDKHNGHHQAHVTETKSVPLDLGELDLCAVVDDCYLVV; the protein is encoded by the exons ATGGCGACAGGAAGcaacaccaacaacaacaaTGCTCCACCAGTTCCGACCAACGTTCCACATGCTCCAGCACCTGCTGCTGCCGAAAAGCCGGAAAAATTCGCAGGTTCTGAATTTAAACGTTGGCAGTCTAAGATGCTGTTTTATCTTACTACATTGAATATGGCTCGTTTTGTGAATGAATCTCCTCCAACTGTGGGGGAAGACGAGACTGATTCGCAACTGCGGATAGCATATGATGCATGGCATCATAGCGACTTTTTGTGTCGCAACTATATTCTGAATGGGCTAGACAACACTCTCTATAATGTCTACTCTAGCGCCAAGACGTCCAAGGAACTATGGGACTCCTTGGAGACGAAGTACAAGGCAGAAGATGCCGGCTTGAAGAAGTTCATAGTCGGTCGTTTTCTAGACTTCAAAATGGTTGATAGCAAAACCGTTGTGGAGCAAgtgcaagaatttcaactgatcCTGCACGACATTCTTGCCGAAGATATGGAATTGTCTGAATCTTTTCAG atgggacttgaagacttgatcgtTCGCTTGAGAATCGAAGAAGACAATAGAATCTCCGAAAACAAGACGAACAAAACTTCCATTGAGGCAAAAGCAAATCTAGCCGAGTCTAGCAACAAGAAGAAACGCAAGTTCAAAGGCAAACATCCAGACTCAAAAGGTCAGaagaggatcaaaggagattgctTCAACTGCGGCAAACCCGGTCACATGGCAAAAGATTGTCGCAAACCGAAGAAAGACAAGCACAATGGTCACCATCAAGCCCACGTGACGGAAACAAAGTCTGTGCCCCTCGACTTAGGCGAACTTGACTTGTGTGCCGTCGTAGACGATTGTTATTtggtagtgtag
- the LOC131011705 gene encoding serine/threonine-protein kinase STY8-like translates to MEFAEEVGESSSPPRSYGSFGGGPSAGGGNNDVIRNDVYNRLIENGNEEAITNPAFLEQLEAHFNRLPTSYGLDINMEKVEDVLLHQKLLASAKNPDNQPVFHIRFLENVCTRDDDLDGEQISSALPSSFPRDSVNNGVHSSNGRDSGGDYETCSKLEDLNLDVRKDSNDVNREIPADNFTQREEASCLPIHEIIFSTLDKPKLLSQLSALLSDAGLNIREAHVFSTTDGYSLDVFVVDGWHSEDTEGLYNMMRKAIAESEGSWSGSSRSQSILEKAIAAQRNSEDWEIDWRLLKIGEKIAAGSCGDLYRGVYLCEDVAVKVLRSEHLNNSLEAEFAQEVAILRQVQHDNVVRFIGACTKLPHLCIVTEYMPRGSLYEYLHKNHPALKLPQLLKFAMDVCKGMEYLHQKNVIHRDLKTANLLMDTSNVVKVADFGVARFQNNGGIMTAETGTYRWMAPEVINHQPYDQKADVFSFAIVLWELVTAKVPYDNMTPLQAALGVRQGLRPELPINAHPKVLSLMQRCWEAIPSERPSFSEIRIELGELQQEVNDARDAPNGG, encoded by the exons ATGGAATTCGCCGAGGAAGTAGGGGAGAGCTCGTCGCCGCCTCGGAGCTACGGCAGCTTCGGAGGCGGCCCAAGCGCCGGAGGAGGAAATAACGATGTGATCAGGAATGATGTTTACAATCGCCTCATTGAGAATGGAAATGAGGAGGCGATTACTAATCCTGCTTTCCTCGAGCAGTTGGAAGCTCATTTTAATCGCTTGCCTACAAG TTATGGGCTGGATATCAATATGGAAAAAGTGGAAGATGTGTTGTTACATCAAAAGCTTCTTGCTAGTGCAAAGAATCCTGACAATCAACCTGTTTTCCACATCCGTTTTCTAGAG AATGTTTGCACTAGAGATGATGATCTTGATGGTGAACAAATTTCAAGTGCTCTTCCTTCCTCATTTCCACGTGATAGTGTCAATAATGGTGTTCACTCGTCAAATGGCAG GGATTCTGGGGGTGACTATGAGACTTGTTCTAAGCTTGAGGATCTAAATCTGGATGTTAGGAAGGATTCTAATGATGTAAACAGGGAAATTCCTGCTGACAATTTTACTCAAAG GGAGGAAGCATCATGCTTACCAATTCATGAGATAATATTTTCAACTCTTGACAAGCCAAAACTTCTCAGTCAG CTGTCTGCTTTGCTCTCTGATGCTGGACTAAATATCCGTGAAGCTCATGTTTTCTCCACAACAGATGGATACTCCTTGGATGTATTTGTTGTCGATGGATGGCATTCTGAG GATACAGAAGGTTTATACAATATGATGAGAAAAGCAATTGCTGAAAGTGAG GGGTCATGGTCTGGTTCTTCGCGATCTCAGTCAATTTTGGAGAAAGCTATTGCTGCACAAAGAAATTCTGAGGATTGGGAAATCGACTGGAGATTGTTGAAGATAGGGGAAAAAATTGCAGCTGGATCTTGTGGAGATCT GTATCGTGGAGTATATCTTTGTGAAGATGTTGCTGTCAAGGTCCTAAGGTCCGAGCATTTGAATAACTCTCTGGAGGCGGAGTTTGCTCAGGAAGTTGCTATTCTCAG ACAGGTACAGCATGACAATGTTGTACGTTTCATTGGTGCTTGCACAAAGTTGCCACATTTATGCATAGTGACAG AGTACATGCCCAGAGGGAGCCTTTATGAATATTTGCATAAGAATCATCCTGCATTGAAGCTCCCACAGTTGTTGAAGTTCGCAATGGATGTCTGCAAAGGAATGGAGTACCTACATCAGAAGAATGTTATTCACAGGGATCTGAAGACTGCAAATTTGCTTATGGATACTTCCAAT GTTGTTAAAGTGGCAGATTTTGGAGTTGCTCGGTTCCAGAACAATGGTGGGATTATGACAGCAGAGACCGGAACATACCGATGGATGGCACCAGAG GTGATAAACCATCAACCATATGACCAAAAAGCAGATGTGTTCAGTTTTGCCATTGTTCTTTGGGAGCTTGTGACGGCCAAG GTACCTTATGATAACATGACTCCTCTACAAGCTGCCTTGGGAGTGAGACAG GGTCTTCGACCGGAACTCCCAATAAATGCACATCCCAAAGTACTAAGCCTGATGCAGAGATGTTGGGAAGCCATTCCTAGCGAACGGCCTTCATTCAGCGAGATCAGAATTGAGCTGGGGGAACTCCAGCAGGAAGTAAAT GATGCTCGAGATGCACCTAATGGCGGCTGA